The Papio anubis isolate 15944 chromosome 1, Panubis1.0, whole genome shotgun sequence genome window below encodes:
- the PFKFB2 gene encoding 6-phosphofructo-2-kinase/fructose-2,6-bisphosphatase 2, translating into MSGASVSEQNNNCYETKTPNLRMSEKKCSWASYMTNSPTLIVMIGLPARGKTYVSKKLTRYLNWIGVPTKVFNLGVYRREAVKSYKSYDFFRHDNEEAMKIRKQCALVALEDVKAYLTEENGQIAVFDATNTTRERRDMILNFAEQNSFKVFFVESVCDDPDVIAANILEVKVSSPDYPERNRENVMEDFLKRIECYKVTYRPLDPDNYDKDLSFIKVINVGQRFLVNRVQDYIQSKIVYYLMNIHVQPRTIYLCRHGESEFNLLGKIGGDSGLSVRGKQFAQALRKFLAEQEITDLKVWTSQLKRTIQTAESLGVPYEQWKILNEIDAGVCEEMTYAEIEKRYPEEFALRDQEKYLYRYPGGESYQDLVQRLEPVIMELERQGNVLVISHQAVMRCLLAYFLDKGADELPYLRCPLHTIFKLTPVAYGCKVETIKLNVEAVNTHRDKPTAAETTLAVRRRPSAASPMFPC; encoded by the exons ATGTCTGGGGCATCTGTCTCAGAACAGAACAACAACTGCTATGAAACTAAAACCCCAAATCTTCGAATGTCAGAGAAGAAATGTT CATGGGCCTCCTACATGACCAACTCCCCGACTCTCATCGTTATGATTGGTTTGCCAGCCCGGGGTAAAACCTACGTGTCTAAGAAACTAACACGCTACCTCAACTGGATTGGTGTGCCCACCAAAG TGTTTAATCTTGGGGTGTATCGGCGTGAAGCAGTCAAGTCCTATAAGTCCTACGACTTCTTTCGGCATGACAATGAGGAGGCCATGAAGATCCGCAA ACAGTGTGCTCTGGTGGCGCTGGAAGATGTTAAGGCATATCTCACTGAGGAGAATGGTCAGATTGCG GTGTTTGATGCCACCAATACAACCCGGGAGAGGAGGGACATGATTTTGAACTTTGCTGAACAGAATTCCTTCAAG GTATTCTTTGTGGAATCTGTCTGTGATGATCCTGATGTCATTGCTGCCAATATTCTG gaGGTTAAGGTGTCGAGCCCTGACTACCCTGAAAGGAACAGAGAGAACGTGATGGAGGACTTCCTGAAGAGAATTGAGTGCTACAAAGTTACCTACCGACCCCTTGACCCAGACAACTATGACAA GGATCTTTCTTTCATCAAGGTGATAAATGTGGGCCAGCGATTTTTAGTCAACAGAGTCCAGGACTACATCCAGAGCAAGATAGTCTACTACCTCATGAATATCCACGTCCAGCCTCGCACCATTTACCTTTGCCGGCATGGAGAAAGCGAGTTCAATCTCTTGGGGAAGATTGGGGGTGACTCTGGCCTCTCCGTGAGGGGTAAGCAG TTTGCCCAAGCTCTAAGGAAGTTTCTGGCGGAACAGGAGATAACAGACCTCAAAGTGTGGACAAGCCAGTTGAAGAGGACCATACAGACTGCTGAGTCTCTCGGGGTGCCCTATGAGCAGTGGAAGATTCTGAATGAGATTGATGCT GGCGTGTGTGAAGAGATGACCTATGCCGAGATTGAGAAGCGGTACCCAGAAGAGTTTGCACTTCGAGATCAAGAGAAGTATCTGTATCGATATCCTGGTGGGGAG TCATACCAGGACCTGGTACAGCGGCTGGAGCCTGTCATCATGGAGCTGGAACGTCAGGGCAATGTCCtcgtcatctcccaccaggctgtCATGCGCTGCCTCCTGGCCTACTTCTTGGATAAGGGCGCAG ATGAGCTACCATACTTGAGATGCCCTCTCCATACCATCTTCAAACTTACTCCTGTGGCCTACG GGTGCAAAGTGGAAACAATTAAACTTAACGTGGAGGCTGTGAACACGCACCGTGACAAGCCAACT